A region from the Ignavibacteria bacterium genome encodes:
- a CDS encoding tetratricopeptide repeat protein, whose product MNTSFQNFEDEEPPQKKKSRLEQEFEKLKDRLSQEGINLSSVEALEEIANFYLQHHHYTEALHFADAILATMSYNAEAWLRKGIILHSLRRYKEAFSCYQQALEIDPADPYIYVNKGITLEVINHLDEALEHYNIALSLDEENSEALINKAIILERLERYSEAEVILREFIESQPEHRAAWYELGYCYDLMDRFNDALHCYEQHLDISPYDYEAWYNRGILLQRMGLHSRAIESYDFSLAIYEQFFPAYYHKGNALAAIGRLLDAIECYHQAISLEKNDFVIWHNLANAYEELGQMKEAIQSFSKAIQLNPEHCDSYFGRGSCYETMEEYRKALSDYDKALSLKPNDAEIWYAKADVEFQLGKWREAISSFSTMLRNDPTNCEGWYDYGEVLCSSGFYQEALKAFNQCISLAPAWAESYYAKGKVLTFLGKTSEAIESLKTSFQLDPTKKEFFLQDFSHLKVLLQQFSSS is encoded by the coding sequence ATGAACACATCCTTTCAAAATTTTGAAGATGAAGAGCCGCCGCAGAAGAAGAAATCGCGTTTAGAACAAGAGTTCGAAAAACTGAAAGACCGGTTATCGCAGGAAGGAATAAATCTTTCAAGTGTTGAAGCATTGGAAGAAATTGCAAATTTTTATTTACAGCATCATCACTACACCGAAGCGCTACATTTTGCTGATGCAATTCTTGCAACAATGTCGTATAATGCAGAGGCGTGGTTGCGAAAAGGAATCATCCTGCATAGTCTTCGAAGATACAAGGAAGCATTTTCCTGTTATCAGCAAGCATTAGAAATTGACCCGGCTGATCCGTACATATATGTGAATAAAGGCATTACGTTAGAAGTTATCAATCATCTCGATGAAGCGTTGGAACATTATAACATTGCCCTCTCGCTCGATGAAGAAAACAGTGAAGCGCTCATCAATAAAGCAATTATTCTTGAACGACTCGAACGATATTCCGAAGCGGAAGTGATTCTGCGCGAATTTATTGAATCTCAACCGGAACACCGTGCCGCCTGGTACGAACTCGGTTATTGTTACGATTTAATGGATCGGTTTAACGATGCACTCCATTGTTACGAGCAACATCTCGACATTTCTCCATATGATTATGAAGCGTGGTATAACCGCGGCATACTCTTACAACGAATGGGGTTACATTCCAGAGCCATTGAGAGTTACGATTTTTCACTTGCTATTTATGAACAGTTTTTTCCGGCGTACTATCACAAAGGAAATGCACTTGCAGCTATCGGAAGATTGCTTGATGCAATTGAATGTTATCATCAAGCCATTTCATTAGAAAAAAATGATTTCGTTATCTGGCACAATTTAGCCAACGCATACGAAGAACTTGGACAAATGAAAGAAGCCATTCAGTCATTTTCAAAAGCAATTCAGTTGAATCCTGAACATTGCGATTCGTATTTCGGAAGAGGAAGTTGTTACGAAACAATGGAAGAATACAGAAAAGCGCTAAGCGATTACGACAAAGCGCTATCGTTAAAACCAAACGACGCAGAAATTTGGTACGCAAAAGCAGATGTGGAATTTCAGTTAGGTAAATGGCGCGAAGCAATTTCCAGTTTTTCTACAATGCTGCGAAACGACCCAACAAATTGTGAAGGATGGTATGATTATGGCGAAGTGCTATGCAGTTCCGGATTTTATCAAGAAGCGCTTAAAGCGTTCAATCAATGCATTTCTCTTGCTCCTGCTTGGGCAGAATCGTATTATGCAAAAGGGAAAGTCTTAACATTTTTAGGGAAAACATCAGAAGCAATTGAGTCTCTCAAAACGTCATTCCAATTAGACCCAACAAAAAAAGAATTTTTTCTTCAGGATTTTTCACATCTAAAAGTACTTCTTCAACAGTTCTCTTCGAGTTAA